A single genomic interval of Carassius carassius chromosome 24, fCarCar2.1, whole genome shotgun sequence harbors:
- the LOC132103247 gene encoding protein OSCP1-like isoform X1 translates to MSTRTLPLLFINLGGEMLYILDQRLRAQNIPADKAKKVMNDIITTMFNKKFLEELFKPQELYSKKALRTVFDRLAHASIMRLNQASMDKLYDLMTMAFKYQVLLCPRPKDILLVSFNHMDAIRDFVKDTPGILSQVDETNKQLIEIYTPLSGGEFQLLRQTLLIFFQDMHIRVSIFLKDKVQNSNGRFVLPTSGPVPYGMHIPGLIRMFICSGEELRRIQFRDGGNYSATLREGSFEMYGDRVIKLGTNMYSVSRPVETHMSGISKNSSQHTKVNTTPNPLAKEELNLLARLMGGLEVQKSANTDSGFRVSLFATDEEEEEALISRPDELSYEVINIQATKDKQTNAALAKIMGEFGETGEPTPSSSSKGDDLLAMMDGL, encoded by the exons ATGTCGACGCGAACGCTACCTCTGCTCTTCATTAATCTGGGTGGAGAAATGCTTTACATCCTGGATCAGCGCCTGCGGGCTCAGAATATCCCAGCAGATAAAGCCAAGAAAG TTATGAATGATATCATTACCACCATGTTCAATAAGAAGTTCCTGGAGGAGCTGTTCAAACCACAGGAGCTGTACTCCAAGAAGGCCCTGAGGACAGTGTTCGACCGACTGGCTCATGCCTCCATCATGAGACTCAACCAAGCTAGTATGGACAAG CTCTATGATTTGATGACCATGGCATTCAAGTATCAAGTCCTGCTGTGTCCTCGACCTAAAGACATCCTCCTCGTGTCCTTCAACCACATGGATGCCATCAGGGACTTTGTGAAAGACACTCCCGGCATCCTCAGCCAAGTGGATGAAACAAACAAGCAACTCATAGAG ATATATACCCCTTTATCTGGTGGAGAGTTTCAGCTACTTAGACAAACACTCCTCATCTTCTTTCAAGATATGCATATTAGA GTATCAATTTTCCTGAAAGACAAAGTCCAGAATTCTAATGGGCGATTTGTCCTCCCGACATCAGGCCCTGTTCCGTATGGGATGCACATCCCAGGACTCATAAG GATGTTCATCTGTAGTGGTGAGGAGCTGAGAAGGATTCAGTTCCGGGACGGTGGCAATTACAGCGCCACTCTCCGTGAGGGTTCTTTTGAAATGTATGGTGATCGAGTAATCAAACTTGGTACAAACAT gtaCAGTGTGAGCCGGCCTGTTGAGACACACATGTCTGGAATCTCCAAAAACTCCTCACAGCACACCAAG GTCAACACAACTCCGAATCCTTTGGCAAAAGAAGAGCTGAACCTTCTTGCTAGACTAATGGGAGGTCTGGAGGTGCAGAAATCAGCTAACACTGACTCTGGCTTCCGTGTGAGCCTTTTTGCCACAGATGAGGAGGAAGA GGAAGCTTTAATATCAAGACCGGATGAGCTTTCCTATGAAGTTATTAATATACAGGCAACAAAG GACAAACAGACCAATGCGGCGCTGGCTAAGATCATGGGAGAGTTTGGAGAGACGGGTGAACCCACCCCCAGTTCCAGCAGCAAGGGTGACGACCTCCTGGCAATGATGGATGGACTGTGA
- the LOC132103247 gene encoding protein OSCP1-like isoform X3: MSTRTLPLLFINLGGEMLYILDQRLRAQNIPADKAKKGKWQLIYQGVDKAIMNDIITTMFNKKFLEELFKPQELYSKKALRTVFDRLAHASIMRLNQASMDKLYDLMTMAFKYQVLLCPRPKDILLVSFNHMDAIRDFVKDTPGILSQVDETNKQLIEIYTPLSGGEFQLLRQTLLIFFQDMHIRVSIFLKDKVQNSNGRFVLPTSGPVPYGMHIPGLIRMFICSGEELRRIQFRDGGNYSATLREGSFEMYGDRVIKLGTNMYSVSRPVETHMSGISKNSSQHTKVNTTPNPLAKEELNLLARLMGGLEVQKSANTDSGFRVSLFATDEEEEEALISRPDELSYEVINIQATKDKQTNAALAKIMGEFGETGEPTPSSSSKGDDLLAMMDGL, encoded by the exons ATGTCGACGCGAACGCTACCTCTGCTCTTCATTAATCTGGGTGGAGAAATGCTTTACATCCTGGATCAGCGCCTGCGGGCTCAGAATATCCCAGCAGATAAAGCCAAGAAAGGTAAATGGCAGCTAATATACCAGGGAGTTGATAAAGCAA TTATGAATGATATCATTACCACCATGTTCAATAAGAAGTTCCTGGAGGAGCTGTTCAAACCACAGGAGCTGTACTCCAAGAAGGCCCTGAGGACAGTGTTCGACCGACTGGCTCATGCCTCCATCATGAGACTCAACCAAGCTAGTATGGACAAG CTCTATGATTTGATGACCATGGCATTCAAGTATCAAGTCCTGCTGTGTCCTCGACCTAAAGACATCCTCCTCGTGTCCTTCAACCACATGGATGCCATCAGGGACTTTGTGAAAGACACTCCCGGCATCCTCAGCCAAGTGGATGAAACAAACAAGCAACTCATAGAG ATATATACCCCTTTATCTGGTGGAGAGTTTCAGCTACTTAGACAAACACTCCTCATCTTCTTTCAAGATATGCATATTAGA GTATCAATTTTCCTGAAAGACAAAGTCCAGAATTCTAATGGGCGATTTGTCCTCCCGACATCAGGCCCTGTTCCGTATGGGATGCACATCCCAGGACTCATAAG GATGTTCATCTGTAGTGGTGAGGAGCTGAGAAGGATTCAGTTCCGGGACGGTGGCAATTACAGCGCCACTCTCCGTGAGGGTTCTTTTGAAATGTATGGTGATCGAGTAATCAAACTTGGTACAAACAT gtaCAGTGTGAGCCGGCCTGTTGAGACACACATGTCTGGAATCTCCAAAAACTCCTCACAGCACACCAAG GTCAACACAACTCCGAATCCTTTGGCAAAAGAAGAGCTGAACCTTCTTGCTAGACTAATGGGAGGTCTGGAGGTGCAGAAATCAGCTAACACTGACTCTGGCTTCCGTGTGAGCCTTTTTGCCACAGATGAGGAGGAAGA GGAAGCTTTAATATCAAGACCGGATGAGCTTTCCTATGAAGTTATTAATATACAGGCAACAAAG GACAAACAGACCAATGCGGCGCTGGCTAAGATCATGGGAGAGTTTGGAGAGACGGGTGAACCCACCCCCAGTTCCAGCAGCAAGGGTGACGACCTCCTGGCAATGATGGATGGACTGTGA
- the LOC132103247 gene encoding protein OSCP1-like isoform X2, which translates to MSTRTLPLLFINLGGEMLYILDQRLRAQNIPADKAKKVMNDIITTMFNKKFLEELFKPQELYSKKALRTVFDRLAHASIMRLNQASMDKLYDLMTMAFKYQVLLCPRPKDILLVSFNHMDAIRDFVKDTPGILSQVDETNKQLIEIYTPLSGGEFQLLRQTLLIFFQDMHIRVSIFLKDKVQNSNGRFVLPTSGPVPYGMHIPGLIRMFICSGEELRRIQFRDGGNYSATLREGSFEMYGDRVIKLGTNMYSVSRPVETHMSGISKNSSQHTKVNTTPNPLAKEELNLLARLMGGLEVQKSANTDSGFRVSLFATDEEEEEALISRPDELSYEVINIQATKAKDSQS; encoded by the exons ATGTCGACGCGAACGCTACCTCTGCTCTTCATTAATCTGGGTGGAGAAATGCTTTACATCCTGGATCAGCGCCTGCGGGCTCAGAATATCCCAGCAGATAAAGCCAAGAAAG TTATGAATGATATCATTACCACCATGTTCAATAAGAAGTTCCTGGAGGAGCTGTTCAAACCACAGGAGCTGTACTCCAAGAAGGCCCTGAGGACAGTGTTCGACCGACTGGCTCATGCCTCCATCATGAGACTCAACCAAGCTAGTATGGACAAG CTCTATGATTTGATGACCATGGCATTCAAGTATCAAGTCCTGCTGTGTCCTCGACCTAAAGACATCCTCCTCGTGTCCTTCAACCACATGGATGCCATCAGGGACTTTGTGAAAGACACTCCCGGCATCCTCAGCCAAGTGGATGAAACAAACAAGCAACTCATAGAG ATATATACCCCTTTATCTGGTGGAGAGTTTCAGCTACTTAGACAAACACTCCTCATCTTCTTTCAAGATATGCATATTAGA GTATCAATTTTCCTGAAAGACAAAGTCCAGAATTCTAATGGGCGATTTGTCCTCCCGACATCAGGCCCTGTTCCGTATGGGATGCACATCCCAGGACTCATAAG GATGTTCATCTGTAGTGGTGAGGAGCTGAGAAGGATTCAGTTCCGGGACGGTGGCAATTACAGCGCCACTCTCCGTGAGGGTTCTTTTGAAATGTATGGTGATCGAGTAATCAAACTTGGTACAAACAT gtaCAGTGTGAGCCGGCCTGTTGAGACACACATGTCTGGAATCTCCAAAAACTCCTCACAGCACACCAAG GTCAACACAACTCCGAATCCTTTGGCAAAAGAAGAGCTGAACCTTCTTGCTAGACTAATGGGAGGTCTGGAGGTGCAGAAATCAGCTAACACTGACTCTGGCTTCCGTGTGAGCCTTTTTGCCACAGATGAGGAGGAAGA GGAAGCTTTAATATCAAGACCGGATGAGCTTTCCTATGAAGTTATTAATATACAGGCAACAAAG GCTAAAGATTCTCAGTCTTAA
- the LOC132103519 gene encoding small ribosomal subunit protein uS15m-like — protein sequence MVLKNIFRSTVLGLRTWSVFLSSRKCNPVLPTFKPSQCRFYANWTLNGICKRDETLLNQPVRQYARPSRMKQEFPSQLQDLHPSLLKHEYASVPLAQSVDDVVKKLLTLELSDHSEKLCLKEEQLIAKVQRDENDRSSTEVKGKFSFFKVNKVSALTLLESQKITQSCGMSLFALQWDKANKRWMLMAIDSRKKKLTFLRRTRYDSFVKVCRELGITYTFPPEYYRRVTRRWLAKKAFCNKVFQEVQKQRAKQREKQRAAEPMGKEPTSSTGPQGTAA from the exons atggttttaaaaaacattttccgATCTACAGTGTTGGGCTTACGGACATGGAGTGTATTTTTAAGCTCAAGGAAGTGCAATCCTGTCTTACCTACCTTCAAGCCGTCTCAATGCAGATTTTATGCGAACTGGACTTTAAACGGTATTTGTAAAC GTGATGAAACCCTCCTAAACCAACCAGTGAGGCAGTATGCTCGGCCGTCTAGAATGAAACAAG AGTTCCCAAGTCAACTTCAGGACCTTCATCCATCCTTGCTGAAGCATGAATATGCATCTGTCCCACTTGCACAATC GGTGGATGATGTGGTGAAGAAACTGCTTACACTGGAGCTTTCAGATCAT AGTGAAAAACTTTGTTTGAAAGAGGAACAGCTTATTGCCAAGGTGCAGAGGGATGAGAACGACCGCAGCTCAACAGAAGTCAAGGGCAAGttctctttttttaaagttaacaAAGTCAGTGCTTTAACCTTACTGGAATCTCAGAAAATAACTCAATCATGTGGAATGTCCTTGTTTGCATTACAGTGG GATAAAGCTAACAAAAGATGGATGCTCATGGCCATCGACAGCAGGAAGAAAAAGCTTACGTTTTTGAGAAGGACCCGATATGATTCCTTCGTGAAGGTGTGTCGAGAGCTTGGAATCACTTACACGTTCCCTCCTGAATATTATCGTCGGGTCACCCGACGTTGGCTGGCAAAAAAGGCCTTCTGCAATAAG GTCTTTCAAGAAGTCCAGAAACAAAGGGCAAagcagagagaaaaacagagagcaGCTGAGCCTATGGGAAAGGAGCCAACATCCTCTACAGGACCACAAGGAACTGCGGCGTAG